ATTAAGATTTTCCTGTCTTGAGAAGAATTGATTTTCTATGTCGCTCACAGTTTAAAGAAAAACTAGGTACATCATTTCCGTGATTTCACAGGtcaatttatttacataaaaaatatttaaaaaattaaaatttaaaaatattagagttttttttgcaaagttatCTCCAAGATTCTTGAGTTTAGCTGCAACATATGACCCaacagtaatatttataatattaataataacattaaatttacATGACCTAATTTTAAGTGGATTTGCTGCAATATCAGACCCAATAGTTTTGGATGTGGGCCTAGCTGCAAGATTATGtcataaaatatgataattaaatagattaattaaaaaaaataaaaaaaaaaccaacaaaaaaaaactaaagaagaaaacgaaaaaaaatctgaattaactaggttaacctttcaaatcaGATTAACCTATCAACCTTGGATTTGTGttgtgaaagtttgataactaaatagaaaaaaatatttgacgggttaacatggaattaactgggctaatccgtcaaaccaggttaacccgtcaaacctgagatccatgtcatgaaagtttgataactagatagaaaaaaattgaacattaataaactaaattaaaaaaaaattaattaaaaaggaaaaaaaacaaacaaaaaggcatTAGTcttttcaccgtggactgcACTGTACAACCTATAATCAAAGGcgtaaaaaaagcaaaaaaacaaaaagaaaaaaaaactaaatacatcagtcgataactaaatagaaaaaaatttaatattgatgaactaaattaaataaaattaaataaaaataaaaaaaataaaagaagaaaaacttataagaagaaaaaaactaatgaagaaaaaaaaatctaaattaaccgagttaacccgtcaaacctgagatccgtgtcataaaagtctgataactaaatagaaaaacatttaatatcaacaaactaaataataaaaaattaattaaaaagaaaaaagaatgcatCAGCCTTATTATcatggactgcactgtgcagtccgctgtgaaagacataaaaaaaagaaaaaactaaaggtatacaatattaaaagatgagatcggaagaacaaaactaataaggaaaaagaaaaaaaaattgaatcaactgagttaatccgtcaaacctgaaattcgtgtcatgaaagtgtgataactaaatacaaaaaagatttaatatcaatgaaataaattaaaaaaagattaattaaaaagaaaaaaaacaacaggaagaaaaaaattaatgaagaaaaataaaaaaatctgaattaactgtgttaacccttcaaaccaggttaaccagTCAAATctgggattcgcgtcatgaaagtttaataactaaatagaaaaacaaattgacgggttaacccagaattaactgggttaacccgtcaagctcgagatacgtgtcatgaaagtttgataattaaatagaaaaaaatttaacattaacaaactaaactaaacgaaaaaaattaattaaaaagaaaaaaaaatcgggttaactcgtcaaattaggttaacctgtcaaacccgggatccttgtcatgaaagtctgataactaaataaaaaaattaacattaacaaactaaattaaacaaaaaaattcataaaaagaaaaaaaacacaaaaaaaaaacaaaaaaaaacccataaaagcataaaaaatacaattttttttttaaaaggatagcTTAAGGTTTTACTGTGAACTGCATTGTGAAACATTAAGCAATTttagtatatattataataatataataattataataataataatataattattcgtCCACCAAGTGTTTCCCTAACTTACATTCTCTGATGTAAAAGAACTAAGGCTTGATGTATTTGTTCATTCACCATGAGTTTTTGCTCTTCAAGAACCAAAAACAGGAGGCAGAAGAGAGAGGggataaagttgaaaaaataaacgtGGTGGACATCCACCAACTGTTTTCAAGCAACAGaagttaagaaaaacaaaagagatgAGGGTTAAAACAACGTGTGAGAAAACCTGCAAGAAAAAGAATTctagaacaaaaaaacactattaGAATCTACAGTAAAAATAGAGTAAATATACCGTGTTTTCCTgagcttttttagttttttttttaatttaatatatttttttggttgatttatAACAAATTAGCATTGCAGCTTGGTTGAACACAGGCGAGTAACTCTGTGAGGTGCAAATATTTTCTCAATTATGATGGTAGGCAAGGCAAGCTTGGTTGGCACTCtgctgtttcttttttcttttttcctctggTCTTTTTTATGAAcactctagaaaaaaaatcatgatattcatttacttttaagttttgatatgttttttaaatattattttaagtttatatttgagttttaataaaaaaatatttgctattgtgtatttatttaaaaataataatattattgacaaattattcatgaaattttaattaaaatcgatggtttgttattaaaaattttaaatttattttgaacatgattttattatatttatttatttttttaattataattttaaaatttaacttggtcCACCCAAAACTAGAACCAGATCAGGTTTATATAAAAgtagaaaaagacaaaaactcAGGTGATCCGATCATAACtcgttaattatttattttttttataaaaacaacgtcgttttgttctatgaaaaaaaaataaagttcaaccCGGGATAACCCAATGATCTAATCAAAACCTGTGATCAAGGTCTTGGGTTGAGTCAACTACCGGGttgagtttaaaaactatgcctTCAATtgtactaaataaaatataaatatattattgtaatttttttagtttattttaacaatcataaaatatatttttttagcacaaACAATTATTTCAATTGAGAAACAAGATGTTTGTTGAGATAAATAAAAGATGTGTTCAcagaaaaatttatctttatgaaataacatattaaaagtaaaataatatatatattatttattttatgttaaataataaataatagccGGTGTAATTAAttccaaaataaatattcaaaacctatttttttataaatatctaaattttttatatcatggaGCAATAACATATACATTGATACCCACCCATTGCCATCCCCGGTAGCAAATTTAGCCAGCGAAGTCACCTGAAAATTCAGCTGACATTTTGGGATGTGGCGGTGTAAAAAGAAATCGTATGAACAATCTGCTTGCTAGACCTGGAATTCTCGAGTTGATCAAATCAGTAGTGGAATGTAAATGCTTGCTTTTTCATTAACTCTGGAGCCCAACATAAAAAGTGAAATCAACATTGAATTATTTACAACCTACATATCTACGATGACTACCTCAGAGGCCAAAAGTGCAACAGAGGGTATAGTCACATGGACATCATCATCAAAGCCATGCACTCACTGTTCGTCTCATTACAGTGTCAGCTGCTAAACTGGCTTCTGATAACCATCAGTTAACATGACAAGCTCCATCCGGCCTCGATGCTGGACTTGAGAAAACTCTGCAAAAAAGCTACACATGCCACTTGACTTAAGGATCATATTCTTTGTCTGTTAGAAGAAGTGCGAGTAATTTGAGGTGATTCTGAATAATTGTCAGGTTCGTCTTCTTCATCAGAAGATAGGAGGGACGACCCCATCCAAGTCTTGAAACCTTCATTAACTCGTCTTTCTAGATCTGGAGTGACCACCATGTTGTGAGCTTCCAACATTTCCAGACCCAGGTTTCGACCACCAAAATCACTCTCATCAAGAATCAGAGCAGCTTTCCTTCTTAAAAAGATGGCAGTTACTGCATATAAAATGACTAGCCCCCATGTTGCAATCTCATAGCACCAAAACAAAGGCAATGAGCAACTGCTCCCCAGTGTCAGGAGGCTTGAACCAAGAAACAGTGCAAGGAGACCGAAGATAATGGCAAAGACACTATTCAAAATGGACAGACATCGCACCCCACCTATATGTCAAAAACAGTTAAAAGATACTCATCGATAAAATAATTGGGCAACACCTCTATGTAACATACAGAAAAGCAATATCATGAATATGCTGAAAGGGCAGGgcttaaatatttaatctttgTTTCACTTTCCAGCAATATCATGGGAATTAGTTCAgcaaattgaagagaaaaaaaaagagggtttACAGCCATAATTGGCTTCCAGCAAGCAATTTGCAGAGCCAATCATCCATGATCAAGTCTTATCAAGAATACTAGAAGTCAAAAGAAGGCCATCCCATTCTGATTAATCTAGAGGATTAAAGTACTTAACGAGTCCATTGTTCCATTTGTTTATCATTTTGCTAGGAAACTGCAGTAAGTTTCTTGTTAATTTCATAGATATGTAGCAAGCATTAAGCGACAAATGATTTGCTAAGAAGtccttattttatcaatttcaacaGCAGTCTGTCAACCCATTGATTCTTCAGTTTCTAACTTCATCAATATTTTGGATTGCACAAATCAGTGTTAATGTCATTCAGCTGCCTCCACTTTATTTCTTGATCTCTTGTAGGGAAAAAGGTTTGGGGGAGTGAAATCATTTGCATCTCATAAATCTCTAAGTACTggctaaaaagaaaatgaggtgATTTATGGTGCattacaatttttaaaacaaaacatcttGATTGCATCAAACTCAGTATCTGCTCATGCAGGTTTCCAGACCTAATTAAGTCCCTACACTcagtgaaaaaaaacaaatggccgGGAACCCATTAACCTGTAAGTGTCTAGACCCGACTAATTAATGCATTGTCCTAATTTGTCCAATTACCAGATCTGCCGCTGTCACCCAAATATACAATGGGGAAAGGAGTTAGCAGGTCTGCTGGTGTCTAGATCTGACTTAATAAAGCATTGTCACTACACTTGTCATAAAAACAAATGCCCGGGAACCCATTAAACCTCAAGGCACCCATTGCAAAGGACACCTAGtacaaatttttataaaaaaaaaaccataaggGTTCACTGATCCAAAAATGTACTCATGCATGAATCATCCATCACCAAAGCCTTATTGTAGatacttttaaaaactaatcaCCCATTTTATTGCTCATCTCCTTAGCAACCCAATGCTGCATGAATCAGAACTTTAAAGGCATAGTGGAGCCACTTAGGAAAGCAAAACCAGTATATCATGTGATATTAGCAATTCAGGTGTTATTCTGACAAAACTTACTAATCCCTCCCTTCTTACTGTGCCTCTCATAGAGCATGTTTTGCCTTTGGTCGTCAGCATTATTGGTAAGTTTGAGAGAATAATCATCAACCAAACGTGAGTTACACTATTCAGAACAATAGCAGCAACCAACACTTGAAGcaccaatgaaaaaaaactactaaatCACGTGTAAAGAATTATTTGTTTCCTTCTTTTAAGTACAATCCTAAAACCTAAATCACCAAACTAAGCCCTATAAATAACTACAATGGCATGTTTAGACACTGAAAAGACTCTTAATGGGAATACCACAGACCTTGCAAATATTTAGACTACATCACTGGGGCAACAAAATTAGAACATACCCCTTTTTGAAGCACAGTAACTATTTTCAACCACCTTTAAGCATCCATGTCTTGCTGGAGTAGAATAAGCAACATTCATCCCTGCATCATGCATAAAACCATGAGATTCTGGATAACGGAGAAAACAAGAAACGAACCCTTAATGCCAAAACAAAAGACCCCCACACTCATTCCCCTAGTCACACACAATAGGAGTATTTATACAATCAAGATGTTATCCACATGCCCATCTCTATTTCAATATATCGGTCCTGAATAAAAGTTCCATATTCCATGCTTCTTTCTATTAGATAATTACATCGAGCAATCTATCTCCAAGACTGACCATGTCAAGTTTACATTTAAATCCACTGTACCTCTTAactcaaaaaacacaaaacaaaatgcCAGAAACTTTTAAGTCCAAAAAGCAATTTACCATATCACTTTACGCAAATGGCCATACTCTGAAATGAGACTCTCATCATTTCCTTTCAATGCTCAATACATTTTCTTAAACACAAACTTTTAACTATCAAAATGCAAGAAAAGGCAATATACAATAAGCCATTATCattatctaatataaaaattcaaacatgCTCTTTCccatttttccaaaaaaaaaaaaaaccctacaagCTAAACCAAAtactaaattgaaatttcattcaataattaaattacagtTGCATTTTATTCCATAAATGGAAACCAATCCTCATGAACAACCAAGTCCCATTAAAACACACAATTAATAACACCCTCCATTACCCAAAAATGGAAACAAAATCTACTaaacccccccaaaaaaaaattcttacctgCAACAAGATAGGCAAGCGAAGCCAGGAAAACAATCATTGACGGAACAAAAACAACCATCCAATAATAATCAACAGTCTCCTGATCCGTTAAATAAAAGGCACCAGGAAACAAATCCGAATCCCCGCCATTTTTTATCGGCAATGGCTGTAATCTGTTACCGTTGCAAAACGGTCTCTTCCCATTATCGCCAGGAAACACGATTTTTAAACTCACAGTCGTCGAAACAAAAATCACTAAGCAAATAGTTCCCACTGTAGAAATCCATAATGGTCGCTGTAATTTCACCCATGCTCTGTCTTCTTCGCGAAGAGATTCGTATTCGTGTTTCGGCATGAAAGCTTGCCGTAATGCGTCGCTGATTAAAGCCATTTCGGATCGGTGACGTTTTGGGTTTGTGGAGTGAATAGAAACAAAAAGCAAGTATGTGATTTGGATTTTGTGGGTTCCTTATTTTAATTAGGAACTAATTGAGGACAGTTGCGTAAAAATGACGTTAATTTTAAGGTATTCGACGGTGAGAATAGTGCCTGATTCGTGGAGAACACGGTGGCGTTATGGTTGTGGTCTGCGGttgctttggtttttatttctttacagGTGTTGCGGGGTTTCGTGTGCGGTGGCGCGTATGATTCTACACTGGAGGATTCGAGATTTCTTATGTTTATGACAGTATACaagtatttgttttgtttttatatattaatgttaaaaataatttttaaaaaataaaaaaaaatatttttttaatatattaaaaatatttttttaaaaaaataatatcacattTACAAATgcgtttaatgttttttttagatgtggtttctttaaatgtttttttgtcattaatgTGTATCtcgaaaaaaaatctttgtgctattgatttttttattattttaggacAATATGTTTTGATATCATTTAatgattttgtaattattaaacatttatgtttatattcttaCAACATTTcgagaaaaataatgaatttcttCAACAgttatagcaaaaaaaaaatcgttaagcaatattaaatattgaataacCACAtacttaaatcaaattaatatgacTATCTATTATTTTTACATAGATATTAGAATTGGTTTGGAATAccgatattatatatatacacacacacacaatcaatttaacttttttatttattttttaaaataagaattctttcataaaaatatgcagaagtGTCATGAAGTTACTtctaaattattcaaaatttataagtaCAACACTAGTTATGAAATATTACCTTTGTCCGACAACATAACACAATATAGTTTCCACAACACAAcaataatcaaagaaaaaaaatacaatgattgaacggatttttttaaaaaaaagaagcaataatCAGGAATTGCTATACAAAAGAACGGTagctaatatataaaaaagctatgatttcattgaaaaaaatagattttcaatGGTGTCcaatagaaaatatttcaaattcttttttacttgatttactTGAatggactaaaaaataaaatatatatataaaaaaaatacaacaggTCAAACTCATATACGAGCCTTCGTGTCAAGctcatccaaaaaaaatataactcacaagtcatgtctttttttttatataagtgttgtccaccctttatttttttttaaatagagcaAACCACGCATTATCTACTAGCCTGATATCCAATAACGAGATGATCTTTGGAAAATTAggccatgagttttttttttcaaaaaattgattctagtattttaacttaaaacacCCTGAAAATCTTTATAAACACattaatgatattaaataatCCTACAGTAGGTCCAAAATCCAAAATGAACttgaattcaataaatttcTCAAACTCAAATTTACCATTTACAGTGATAGGAATGATAAAGAACACTTAGACAAGACTCCCTTCATTAAATGAAATTCATtgatataaatatcaatttttttagtggTTATAATCGATGTCaattaagacttttttttttttaaccggaATGTAACTTCTCTCATCTCTCGAACAAACTaatgactaaaaataaaagagaatggAGTGTTGGACccaaatcaaaatttcaaaaaccaaagCGCCTAAtaattagaaattgaaaagTATAGGGATCAAAGTAGATCTTTTGCACAAACTTTGAAGTTACCACCTATTTTCCATGCTTTTCCCATCATGGTCCTCCATCTTTCCATCataccttttttttaacaaattagaGCTAATTGGTTATTTATGGccacaaaaaaaactcaatctttaatgatcaaaataaaaaaaataatctccgCAACAATGcaacaatccaaaataaattatactttttagtgttttttataatatttcagCTCATTTCTTATCCCTTTACAGTAATAATATTAGTAGTAATAATCAGCTCATTTCTTATCCCTCTacagtaataatagtaataataacaaGAGTACATTTGATACGAAGAACACAACTTTTGATACAAAACAAGATAGGtgggattaaattgaacaagaCATCACAAGTTGATATC
The Populus nigra chromosome 3, ddPopNigr1.1, whole genome shotgun sequence genome window above contains:
- the LOC133688421 gene encoding uncharacterized protein LOC133688421; translated protein: MALISDALRQAFMPKHEYESLREEDRAWVKLQRPLWISTVGTICLVIFVSTTVSLKIVFPGDNGKRPFCNGNRLQPLPIKNGGDSDLFPGAFYLTDQETVDYYWMVVFVPSMIVFLASLAYLVAGMNVAYSTPARHGCLKVVENSYCASKRGGVRCLSILNSVFAIIFGLLALFLGSSLLTLGSSCSLPLFWCYEIATWGLVILYAVTAIFLRRKAALILDESDFGGRNLGLEMLEAHNMVVTPDLERRVNEGFKTWMGSSLLSSDEEDEPDNYSESPQITRTSSNRQRI